The genomic segment TCGACGGCGCCGACGTTCCGGTCAATCGCTACTTCCTCAACCACCCGGAGATGGTTCTCGGCGACTGGACTCGCAAGGACACGCTCTATGGCGGGGAAGGATACAGCGTTCGTGGCAGCGGGGACCTCTCGGCGAAGCTGAAAGACGCCATTGGCATGCTGCCGCAGTTCGCGCCGTCGCAATGGTCACAGACCGCGGAAGAATCTACTCCGTCCTTCACACCACCGCCGGCGGAACGCCACATCAACGAAGGCAGTTTCTTCGTCGGCAGCGACCGGGGGATTTGCCAACTGGTGGGCGGTCAGACCGTGCCGGTCGTGTACGGCGGCACGGCGCTGAAGGCCGCCGGCACTCTCACCGGCCGCCGGCTCGCTTCTCTGATCGGCTTGCGCGACCACGCTCGCCGCGTGCTGCAATCACAAAATGAAGGTTGGCCGACGGAGCATCGAGAAGAAGCGAGGCGTGACCTCAACCAAGCCTTCGATCGTTTTCAACGCACCTACGGACCCATCAACAAGACCTCCTTCAGCGAGAGTCGCGACGGCAGCGTGATCCGACGGCGGCCGAACCTCGTCAAGTTTATTGAAGATCCCGACGCGATGCTGGTGATGTCGCTCGAAGATTACGACGAGGTCACCGAAAAGGCCTCCAAAGCCGCCATCATGACCAAGGACGTGGTGGGCAAGACGCCGCCCGTCACGCAAGTTCGCAGTGCCGAGGAAGGCTTGCTCGTGTCGCTCAACCAGCGGGGCAGGGTGGACCTGCCCTTCATCGCCGGCCTTTACGGCAAACCGGAGCAGCAGGTTATCAGCGAACTGGGCGACTTGGTCTTCCATGACCCCGAATCGAAATCATGGAAGACCGCCGACGACTACTTGTCCGGCAACGTTCGCGCCAAGCTGGCAGCCGCCGAGAAGGCCGGGCGGGCCTACGCCCAGAACACCGAGGCGCTGTGGCGCGTGCAGCCCGAGGACGTGCTGCCCGGCGACATCGACGCCAATCTCGGCGCGCCGTGGATACCCGCCAGCGACATCCAGGCATTCGCGGCCGATTTGTTCCATGTCGAGCCGTCGATCATCCCGGTCAGTCATCTTCAAAAGGACGCGGTTTGGAGCGTGGACGCCGGCCACGCCGCGAAGGCGTCCGTCGCGGCAACTTCCGACTACGGCACCGCCCGTGCTAACGGCACGTGGCTACTTGATCTGGCCCTCAACATGAAGTCGCCGGTCATCTACGACGTGATCGATCATGGCGACGGCGAGGAGCGCGTTGTCAACCAGGAAGAGACGATGGCCGCGCGCGAGAAACAGAAGCTGATCAAGGAGCGCTTCCGCGCATGGGTATTCACTGACCCCGAACGCATCGAGCGGCTGGTGCGGGTTTACAACGACATTTACAACAACCTGCGGCCACGCCTCTTCGATGGCTCGCACCTCGACTTCCCCGGCATGAACCAGACCGTTCGCCTGCGGTCGCACCAGGCCGACGCCGTGTGGCGGGGGATGAGTTCTGGCAACACGCTGCTAGCGCACGCTGTCGGCGCCGGCAAGACGTTCACGATGGCCGCGACCGGCATGAAAATGAAACAGGCGGGGCTCATCAAGAAACCGATGTACGTTGTTCCCAACCACCTGCTGGAACAGTTCGCCCGCGAATTCATGCAGCTCTATCCCAACGCCAAACTGCTGGTCGCCACCAAGGAGGACCTGCGCCGCGACCGTCGCAAGTTGTTGACCGCCAAGATCGCCAGTGGCGAATGGGACGGGATTCTCGTCACACATTCGTCGTTCGAGCGTATCGGCATGTCACGGGATTACCAGGAGAAGTTCCTTATCGAGCAGATCGCCGAGTACGACGAGCTGCTTCGCGAACACGCCGGCGCCAAAGGCGCGAATCGCAATCTCATCAAGCAGATCGAGAAACAGAAAGCTGCCCGCGTGGAGCGCCTGAAAGACCTGCTTGCCGAGGAGAAGAAGGACGACGGGCTCGTGTTCGACGAACTCGGCGTCGATCATGTCTTCATCGACGAGGCCCATTTCTTCAAGAACCTGGAGACGCCGACCAAGATGGAGCGCGTCGCCGGCATCCAGACCGGCGGCAGCGAGCGCGCCTTTGACGTGTACATGAAAGCCAGCTTCCTTGGCGAGCAGCATCCCGGCCACGGCGTCACCTTCGCCACCGGCACGCCGGTGTCGAACACGATGGTCGAGATGTACACCATGCAGCGGTTCCTCGATCCAGCGGGACTCAAAAGCCGCGGACTGGAACACTTCGATGCGTGGGCCGCCACCTTCGGCGAAGTCATCGACACGATGGAAATCTCGCCCGATGGCGCTTCGCTGCGGCCCCGGAGCCGATTCGCCAAGTTCACCAACCTGCCGGAACTCCAGCAGATGTTCCGGGCATTCTCCGACGTGCAGACCGCCGAAATGCTTAACCTCCCTCGTCCTCGACTGGAAGGCGGCAAACCGATCGTTGTCGCCTGCCCGATGTCCGCGGAACAGCACGCGCTGCAACAGGAACTCGTCAGGCGTTACGAACGATTGCGATCGGAGAAGGTAGACCCGCGCATCGACAACGCGCTCAACATCACGACCGATGGCCGCAAGCTCGCCCTTGACGGGCGGATGCTGTCCTCTTCCGCTGCCGATCCTGACGGCTCCAAGGTCAACCGCCTGGTCGAGAATGTCGCTGAAATCTGGAATCGGACAGCCGCGACACGCGGCACACAGATGGTTTTCTGCGACATGGGCGTACACCAGACAGCATGGGGATACTCGGCCTATGACGACGTGATCGAGAAGTTGGTCGCCCGCGGCGTTCCCCGCGGGCAAATCGCCGCCATCGGGGAGGCCGACTCCGACGCCAAGAAACAGGCACTCTTCGAGAAGGTCCGCAACGGTTCGGTGCGAGTGCTGATTGGCAGCACGCAGAAGATGGGCACCGGCACCAACGTGCAGCAGCGTCTGGTCGCCTTGCATCACCTAGATGCGCCGTGGAAACCGGCCGAGGTTGAACAGCGCGAGGGACGCATTCTCCGCCAGGGAAACACTAACGAGGAAGTCGCGGTGTATCGCTACGTCACCGAGGGATCATTCGACGCTTACATGTGGCAGGCGCTTGAGACCAAGGCCCGGTTCATCGGCCAGGTCATCACCGGCAATAACGCCGTTCGACGAGCCGAGGATGTCGGCGGGCAGGAACTTTCCTACGCCGAAGTCAAGGCAATCGCGTCAGGGAATCCGGCGGTGCTGACGCTCGCCGAGGCCGACGCTGAATTGCAGCGGCTGGCGCTGCTCAAGAAGAATCACGTTGATGAACAGTATGTCGCCCGTTGCAAAGTGCGTGACCTGCCGGAGAAAATCGCCCGCCTGAACAAACGCCTGTCCGACCTCACGACCGATCAATCGACCATGACAGCCCATGCCGATGATTTCATCACCATCAACGGCCGCGAGTATTCACGGGAGGATGCGCAGATTGCGCTGGCTCGCCAACTGGACAGTCTGCCGCAGGAGGTCCGGCAGGAGCGCCGCGTTCCGCTCGGCGTCTATCGCGGACTGCGGTTCGGACTCGTGCTGCAGCCGCAGTTCCCGCCCGAAGTTTATCTGGAGGGCGCGACTACGAAGCATGACCGGCTTTTTCGGGGCAATCATGGTCCCCGCGCCGTTTTGAACGCTCTCGATCGTCTGTGCAAAGCCTACGGCTCGGACGTGGTCGCGATCCGGCAGGAATTATCCATCGCCAAATCGCAGCTTGGAGACTACCAAGCGCGAATCGGCAAGCCCTTCATCCATGAAGTCTATCAAGCCGAATTGACAGATTTGCGTGATCAACTCAAGGGGAGCCTTGCGGGGACGGCCCCGCGATCGGGAGCCGATGCAACGCCCGAAGCCACGAAACCGCCACTCACGACGGCCGAATTGGCTGGCCGAATCAAGGCGCTAAAGGCCGAGTACACCATCGAGGCCGCGCCAGAGCGCGCCGGCACCCGTCGCTTGGACGCGGAGGAACCCGTTACGGTCCGTATCCACCGTCGCATGGCAGCGCCTTCGACCACTGACCCGGCTACTCTGCCCGACGAATCAAAGACGGCATGGGGGGGAATGCGAGCCGATCGGTCAATGGATAACCGCCGAGCGGCGTATCGAAACGAAGCTGGCCAACCGCCGCGTCCCCTCCCGCGTTGACTTCCCCAACATGCCGTGTTAGCCCGAAAGACGGTAAACTGCCCACATTCTGCGGGATACGAGAATGACTGAACCAACGATAGTCTGCCCAAGTTGTAAGACCGAGATCAAGCTGACCGAGTCGCTGGCGGCTCCGCTGATCGAATCCACGCGCCGGCAGTTCGAACAGCAGATCGCGCAGAAGGATACTGACATCCGCAAGCGCGAGGCCGCGGTCAAGGAGCAGCAGGCGGAGATCGCCAAGGCAAAGGAGAGCATCGACGACCAAGTCGCCGCCAAGATGCAGACCGAGCGCGCCGCTATCGCTGCCGAGGAAGCGAAGAAGGCGAAGCTGGCCTTATCGACCGACCTCGACCAGAAGGCAAGGGAACTGGCCGACCTTCAGGAAGTCATCAAGCAGAAGGACGCCAAGCTCACCGAAGCGCAGAAGGCGCAAGCCGAGTTGATTCGCAAGCAGCGTGAACTCGACGACGCCAAGCGCGAGATGGACCTGACCATCGAAAAGCGTGTGCAGGAATCGCTCGGCGTAACGCGCGAGCAGGCCAAGAAGGAAGCTGAGGATTCGCTCAAGCTGAAAGTCGCGGAGAAAGAGCAGACCATCGCTTCAATGCAGAAGCAGATCGAAGACCTGAAGCGACGGGCCGAGCAGGGGTCGCAGCAGCTACAGGGCGAGGTGCAAGAACTTGAATTGGAAGCGATGCTCCGCGAGAAGTTCCCGCACGACTCCATCGAGCCGGTCGCTAAGGGCGAGCACGGCGGCGACGCGCTTCAGCGCGTCATTGGCCCGATGGGACAGCCGTGCGGGGCAATCCTGTGGGAATCAAAGCGCACCAGGAACTGGACCGACGGCTGGCTCGCCAAGCTGCGCGAGGATCAACGCGCCGCCAAGGCCGAATTGGCCGTCATCGTCAGCCAGGCGCTGCCGAAGGACGTGGAAGCGTTCGACCATGTTGACGGCGTATGGGTCACGTCGCACCGCTGCGCCATGCCGGTCGCCGTGGCGCTGCGTCAATCACTCATCGAACTCGCCGCCGCCCGCAAGGCCGGCGAGGGGCAGCAAACCAAGATGGAACTGGTTTACCAGTACCTTACAGGCCCGCGCTTCCGCCACCGCGTGCAGGCAATTGTCGAGAAATTCAGTGACATGCACGAGGATTTGGAGAAGGAGCGCAAGACCATGACGCGGCTGTGGGCTAAGCGCGAGGAACAGATTCGCGGCGTCATCGAATCGACTGCCGGTATGTACGGCGACCTCCAGGGAATCGCCGGCAAGACGTTGCAGGAAATCGACGGACTCGAAATGCCGCTACTTCCACAAGACGCGGACACAGACAGCACTAAGTGAGCTTGCTCCATGCACATAAGCAGACTGGTTGTTCGGAACTTCCGGAACCTAACCTCACTTGATGTTCCGCTTCGCAAGGGCGTCACCTGCATCATCGGTGAGAACAACACCGGAAAGACAAATCTGCTGCATGCACTCCGGTTGGTTTTGGATGGCGACTTGCCCGGCTACACGAGGCAGTTGACTCTGGCAGACGTGAACGAAACCGCTGCGGCCGAACATCCGTTACATATTGTGGTCGCAGTCGAGTTCAGCGATTTTGAAGATGACGTGGAGGCTTCCGCGTTTGCAGCTTTCTTCAAGGTGCGAGACAACTTGGCGCGTCTGACGTACCGATTCCGCCCGAATCCGACCGCGCGGGATGCAATTGAGGCTGAGGAGCGTGAAGCCGAAGACCTCACCATTGATGACTATCGCTGGGAGATTACCGGAGGCGGAGACGAGGACCCGGCTAACATCGATTGGGATGAGGACTTTGGCCGCAGCATCCGTATCTCGGATTTGAACGACTACTTGGTGGTCATCTTGCACGCGCTGCGCGATGTCGTGGCCGATCTCAAGTCTTCTCGGCAGTCGCCACTTCGCCGAATCATCCGCTCGCTCAAGTTGCCTCGCGACGAACAGGCGCGTCTCGTCGAAATCCTCTCAGACGCTAACACTGCAATCGCATCGACTGACACCATAAAGCGCATCGGCGAATTGCTTGACGAGCGTCTTTCAACCACCGCCGGCGACGCCTTCAAGCTGTCGGTTGCCCTTGGCATGAGCAGTCCGACGTTCTCGGCCATCGAGCGAGCCCTTACCCTATTGTTGTCGAGCGACAGCCACACTCGGTTTGAACCGGGGCAGAACGGGCTGGGGCTGAACAACGTTCTCTACATCGCGCTGTTGCTTCAATACTTCGAGAGCCGACTTGACGCTGACGAATGCGCCGGTGCGGTTATTCTACTTGAAGAACCGGAATCGCACCTTCACCCCCAGCTTCAGCGCGTCCTATTGGAGACTCTCAAGGCCCATTCCGTCCAGGTGATCGTTACCACGCACAGCACGCACGTTACGGCTGCCACAGACATCGATGACTATGTTGTCCTTTCGGTAGGCCAGAATGGCATTGTTGACGCCCATGTACCGCGCTTAGCCGGTCATCTGAGCGATGCCGATCGCGCCGACCTCAACCGCTATCTCGACGCCACCAAATCGACGCTGCTCTTCGCCCGGCGAGTGATCTTAGTCGAAGGGCCAGCGGAGCTATTCCTCGTCCCCACCATTGCGAAGCAAATATGTGAAATCGACCTCGATCGACACGGCGTCGCAGTCGTGCCGATATTCGGAACCCACTTCGCCCCGTTCGCCAAACTCTTCGGCCCCGATGGCGTCCGTAAGCGTTGCGCGATCATTACCGATCGCGATGATGACCCGGCAGAGGAGGGAGAGCCCCCTCGCAATCTGGGAGAGCATGAGAATGAGTTCGTGAAGGTCTTCGCGTGTGACATCACCCTCGAAAAAGAGTTGGCAATCGCAGGAATGTCTGAGCCACTGCGCCTCACCGCGGCGGAATTGCGTACTCGAAGGCTTGGAGAAGCCCTGGCGGCAGACCCGGTCAATTTTGACACGCTCGGAGAACGCATCCTGAAAGCTGCGGAGTTCAGGTCCAAGGGACGGTTCGCCCAAGTACTGTCAAAGCACATGCACGCCGCGACCGACGCGCCTCAGTATCTTAAGGACGCAATCGCGTGGGTGACTGAATGAAGCTGACGCCCGCACAGCGCGCAGCTGTGGATGAGGAGGTTCGACACGTCCTGGTCGTCGCGTGCCCAGGTAGTGGCAAGACACGGACCATTGTGGCCCGGCTGCTACGCGCGATTGAGCAAGTCAGAGATACGCCCCGTCGTGTGGCGTGCATCACTTATACGAACGCCGCCGCCCATGAGATCGAGGGCAGACTCAAATCGCTGGCCAGTGCCGACGATGCCGATTATGCCGATGTCGGTACGATTCACTCCTTTTGTCTTCAGGCGGTGCTCCGGCATCACCATCGCCTTCTCGACGGATACGAGTCGGGATTGACCGTTGCGGCCCCCGAGACCTCTGAATTTGCCGAGGCCGCACAGCAGGCCCTCGCGGACACCATGCAGGGCCACGGCAGCATTCAGGAATTTGAGCGCATACGGCGCGGTGCAGCAGGCGAACCGCTGATCCCGACAGATGTTCGGCTAACTGATGACTGTGTGCGCCGTTTCTGGGAACGGCTCGCCGAGCGCCAACTCGTCGATTTTCCGAGCATTACCTATCTGACTTATCGACTATTTGAGTTGCATCCACACCTCGCTAGGAGCGTTTCCTCGCGATACCGAGAAATCCTCATCGATGAGATGCAGGATACGGACGCGCTTCAGGTGCAGGTGCTGTATCGACTGGCCGACGCCCGCCGGAGCCGCTTTTTTCTTGTCGGCGATCACTTTCAGTCTATCCAAGGTTTTGCTGGTGCCCAGCCAGCGCGCATGTTTGAATTCGCTGATCATCTGGGTGCCCGCACAGACTTCGCACTACACGAAAACTGGCGAAGTAGTGGACGAATCGTTGCACTCGGTGAAGCCCTCTGCCCTCGCGCTCCAATAATGGTTGCCGTTGGTCCGAATGCAGGATATCGCACTTCGCCCAGTACGATTACTGCCGCTTCCGGCGTCGATGCCGTAGTCGGTGGGTTTCTTCCACTCCTGACGCGCGAAGGCATTGCCGTCACAGACGCGGCCGTGCTCGCTCCAGCATGGTACATGCTGTTTCCAATCGCCCGTGAGCTTCGGCGCTTGGGCGTGCCCGTTTCGGGACCAGGCGCGCGTCCCTACCGGCGCGCGCGACTCTTCACCGGCCTGATCGAGTATTTGTGCGCGTATATTGATACACCCGCCTCCGATCTTCTCCGCCGTGTTCAGGTTCAGCTATTCCACACCGTCCAACAAGTCGAGGGGCTGGCTCGCTTTGACGTTTGGGACCGTGTCGGCAGACTCGCGGTGATGCGCCTAGTTATTTGCGGTCGCGAACTGAGAGACCGGAACGCCTCGGCTATCGCGTGGCTGGAGGCAGCGGCACCCTCCTTCACAGCAATCCTTCGGGAGCACGGTTTCATAAGAGAGGCAGGCGCTACCGCCATCGAGTCGTCAGCTTCGGAGATCATTGCGGATATCCGCCAAAACCGCGACTTTGACCCTGACGACTTGACTGTAGACGACATCGGAGATTTTGCCCATCCTGATGGGAGCTTGCGTTTGCTTACTCTCCACTCTGCGAAGGGTCGAGAATTTGAAGCGGTGTGCATTATCGAGCTTCAGGACGGCCAGTTTCCCCATCCACGCGGCGATATTGAGGAATCGCGTCGCGTCTTGTATGTCGGCGTCACCCGACCGCGGAAGGTGTTAGTACTTAGCCACAGGACAGGTCGAGCGATCTGCCGATTCGTCACGGAACCTCGATTTGCGGCAGCGATGCGCTGACTCCGTGCTCAGTATGTTTTCGCCTCGCTGTTGATTCGCCGTCGTCGCGTTGCGTGTCGTTCTCGACAATGCGCACTCTCCCAGCATGAGCCAACGTCCGGCATCAATCCAATGTTCATGCGTAGCTTCCGCTATTCGCTAGCAGCGGCTCTTTCCCTTGCAGTCAGATTCGGTGCGTTGCATCGGTTCATTTGCTTGTCTCTCGGCTTTCAATCGCGGCTCCCGGCCGTCACCGCTTCGCTTCCCGCCTTCGAGCCTTGCACGCC from the Phycisphaerae bacterium genome contains:
- a CDS encoding DEAD/DEAH box helicase family protein, producing the protein MLQKVEGENRLATHDERQVLARFAGFGPVALLIFPDPVTQHYKDAGWQKLGTELKALLSPAEYNSAKRTTFNAFYTSPTVIASIHEAISRLGVPSDAMILEPGCGIGNFMSQGSEQYRFIGVELDSISGRIARALHPDQDIRIESFRETKLPEERIGAVVGNVPFADTKLDYHGQKLSLHDFFLAKSVDSLKLGGVLALVTSHFTLDKQNAAIREYLASKADFVGAIRLPSHAFKREGTAVVTDILFLRKRAPGEPAQHVDTQWLGIAPIVIDGADVPVNRYFLNHPEMVLGDWTRKDTLYGGEGYSVRGSGDLSAKLKDAIGMLPQFAPSQWSQTAEESTPSFTPPPAERHINEGSFFVGSDRGICQLVGGQTVPVVYGGTALKAAGTLTGRRLASLIGLRDHARRVLQSQNEGWPTEHREEARRDLNQAFDRFQRTYGPINKTSFSESRDGSVIRRRPNLVKFIEDPDAMLVMSLEDYDEVTEKASKAAIMTKDVVGKTPPVTQVRSAEEGLLVSLNQRGRVDLPFIAGLYGKPEQQVISELGDLVFHDPESKSWKTADDYLSGNVRAKLAAAEKAGRAYAQNTEALWRVQPEDVLPGDIDANLGAPWIPASDIQAFAADLFHVEPSIIPVSHLQKDAVWSVDAGHAAKASVAATSDYGTARANGTWLLDLALNMKSPVIYDVIDHGDGEERVVNQEETMAAREKQKLIKERFRAWVFTDPERIERLVRVYNDIYNNLRPRLFDGSHLDFPGMNQTVRLRSHQADAVWRGMSSGNTLLAHAVGAGKTFTMAATGMKMKQAGLIKKPMYVVPNHLLEQFAREFMQLYPNAKLLVATKEDLRRDRRKLLTAKIASGEWDGILVTHSSFERIGMSRDYQEKFLIEQIAEYDELLREHAGAKGANRNLIKQIEKQKAARVERLKDLLAEEKKDDGLVFDELGVDHVFIDEAHFFKNLETPTKMERVAGIQTGGSERAFDVYMKASFLGEQHPGHGVTFATGTPVSNTMVEMYTMQRFLDPAGLKSRGLEHFDAWAATFGEVIDTMEISPDGASLRPRSRFAKFTNLPELQQMFRAFSDVQTAEMLNLPRPRLEGGKPIVVACPMSAEQHALQQELVRRYERLRSEKVDPRIDNALNITTDGRKLALDGRMLSSSAADPDGSKVNRLVENVAEIWNRTAATRGTQMVFCDMGVHQTAWGYSAYDDVIEKLVARGVPRGQIAAIGEADSDAKKQALFEKVRNGSVRVLIGSTQKMGTGTNVQQRLVALHHLDAPWKPAEVEQREGRILRQGNTNEEVAVYRYVTEGSFDAYMWQALETKARFIGQVITGNNAVRRAEDVGGQELSYAEVKAIASGNPAVLTLAEADAELQRLALLKKNHVDEQYVARCKVRDLPEKIARLNKRLSDLTTDQSTMTAHADDFITINGREYSREDAQIALARQLDSLPQEVRQERRVPLGVYRGLRFGLVLQPQFPPEVYLEGATTKHDRLFRGNHGPRAVLNALDRLCKAYGSDVVAIRQELSIAKSQLGDYQARIGKPFIHEVYQAELTDLRDQLKGSLAGTAPRSGADATPEATKPPLTTAELAGRIKALKAEYTIEAAPERAGTRRLDAEEPVTVRIHRRMAAPSTTDPATLPDESKTAWGGMRADRSMDNRRAAYRNEAGQPPRPLPR
- a CDS encoding DUF2130 domain-containing protein, giving the protein MTEPTIVCPSCKTEIKLTESLAAPLIESTRRQFEQQIAQKDTDIRKREAAVKEQQAEIAKAKESIDDQVAAKMQTERAAIAAEEAKKAKLALSTDLDQKARELADLQEVIKQKDAKLTEAQKAQAELIRKQRELDDAKREMDLTIEKRVQESLGVTREQAKKEAEDSLKLKVAEKEQTIASMQKQIEDLKRRAEQGSQQLQGEVQELELEAMLREKFPHDSIEPVAKGEHGGDALQRVIGPMGQPCGAILWESKRTRNWTDGWLAKLREDQRAAKAELAVIVSQALPKDVEAFDHVDGVWVTSHRCAMPVAVALRQSLIELAAARKAGEGQQTKMELVYQYLTGPRFRHRVQAIVEKFSDMHEDLEKERKTMTRLWAKREEQIRGVIESTAGMYGDLQGIAGKTLQEIDGLEMPLLPQDADTDSTK
- a CDS encoding AAA family ATPase, which produces MHISRLVVRNFRNLTSLDVPLRKGVTCIIGENNTGKTNLLHALRLVLDGDLPGYTRQLTLADVNETAAAEHPLHIVVAVEFSDFEDDVEASAFAAFFKVRDNLARLTYRFRPNPTARDAIEAEEREAEDLTIDDYRWEITGGGDEDPANIDWDEDFGRSIRISDLNDYLVVILHALRDVVADLKSSRQSPLRRIIRSLKLPRDEQARLVEILSDANTAIASTDTIKRIGELLDERLSTTAGDAFKLSVALGMSSPTFSAIERALTLLLSSDSHTRFEPGQNGLGLNNVLYIALLLQYFESRLDADECAGAVILLEEPESHLHPQLQRVLLETLKAHSVQVIVTTHSTHVTAATDIDDYVVLSVGQNGIVDAHVPRLAGHLSDADRADLNRYLDATKSTLLFARRVILVEGPAELFLVPTIAKQICEIDLDRHGVAVVPIFGTHFAPFAKLFGPDGVRKRCAIITDRDDDPAEEGEPPRNLGEHENEFVKVFACDITLEKELAIAGMSEPLRLTAAELRTRRLGEALAADPVNFDTLGERILKAAEFRSKGRFAQVLSKHMHAATDAPQYLKDAIAWVTE
- a CDS encoding ATP-dependent helicase, which produces MKLTPAQRAAVDEEVRHVLVVACPGSGKTRTIVARLLRAIEQVRDTPRRVACITYTNAAAHEIEGRLKSLASADDADYADVGTIHSFCLQAVLRHHHRLLDGYESGLTVAAPETSEFAEAAQQALADTMQGHGSIQEFERIRRGAAGEPLIPTDVRLTDDCVRRFWERLAERQLVDFPSITYLTYRLFELHPHLARSVSSRYREILIDEMQDTDALQVQVLYRLADARRSRFFLVGDHFQSIQGFAGAQPARMFEFADHLGARTDFALHENWRSSGRIVALGEALCPRAPIMVAVGPNAGYRTSPSTITAASGVDAVVGGFLPLLTREGIAVTDAAVLAPAWYMLFPIARELRRLGVPVSGPGARPYRRARLFTGLIEYLCAYIDTPASDLLRRVQVQLFHTVQQVEGLARFDVWDRVGRLAVMRLVICGRELRDRNASAIAWLEAAAPSFTAILREHGFIREAGATAIESSASEIIADIRQNRDFDPDDLTVDDIGDFAHPDGSLRLLTLHSAKGREFEAVCIIELQDGQFPHPRGDIEESRRVLYVGVTRPRKVLVLSHRTGRAICRFVTEPRFAAAMR